One Tomitella gaofuii DNA segment encodes these proteins:
- a CDS encoding SdpI family protein, translating into MVIAAIVFLVLAVALGAVAAAALSGSLPRNRWWGLRTDATLRDDATFRTANRVAAPAQLGAAAVLVLGACGGLLLDAAAALFVVIAAPVVAVVLTAVGAGIAQRVAAAMPPADAGACGHSCGACSLQDSCASAVH; encoded by the coding sequence GTGGTGATCGCTGCAATCGTGTTCCTCGTCTTGGCCGTCGCGCTCGGCGCCGTCGCCGCCGCGGCCCTCTCCGGCAGCCTTCCGCGCAACCGGTGGTGGGGCCTGCGCACCGACGCGACCCTGCGGGACGACGCCACCTTCCGTACCGCCAACCGCGTCGCCGCACCCGCACAGTTGGGCGCCGCGGCGGTCCTCGTGCTCGGTGCGTGCGGTGGACTGCTGCTCGACGCCGCCGCCGCGCTGTTCGTCGTCATCGCCGCACCCGTGGTTGCGGTGGTGCTCACCGCGGTGGGGGCGGGCATCGCGCAGCGCGTCGCCGCAGCCATGCCGCCCGCCGACGCCGGCGCGTGCGGGCACTCCTGCGGCGCGTGCTCCCTGCAGGACTCGTGCGCCTCCGCCGTGCACTGA